A single window of Raphanus sativus cultivar WK10039 unplaced genomic scaffold, ASM80110v3 Scaffold0432, whole genome shotgun sequence DNA harbors:
- the LOC108862175 gene encoding mitochondrial inner membrane protein OXA1-like, whose protein sequence is MAFRRALSIRSTLTGRQRYQLAFHIIPRDNDHEESSSFTSQRSYHSFLHQQRSSSIINSDLSHFPGGGGGGLHVTSSASAFAFYRYMSSAHGVGSEKMGVINDIAEVITDSATLQDVPAQAVTAVSEVALAANDSFLPIAALQHCIDMVHCYTGLEWWASIVLATVLIRSSTVPLLIKQMKDTMKLSLMKPRLEAIREEMQNKGMDQVTMAEGQKKMKNLFKEYGVTPFTPMKGMLIQGPLFICFFLAIRNMAEKVPSFQTGGALWFTDLTTPDSLYILPVITALTFLITVELNAQEGMEGNPMAGTIKNVFRGFALLTVPMTMSFPQAIFCYWITSNLFSLTYGLVIKRPQVKKMLKIPELPPPPPGQQPSFDLFAALKKMKAMTQDHTENQTQQPSSPVNPRISSASMSPVSRRLKALESQVKGRKKNSSKKR, encoded by the exons ATGGCTTTTAGGCGAGCCTTATCTATAAGGTCCACCCTTACCGGTCGACAACGGTATCAACTAGCTTTCCACATCATCCCTCGTGACAATGATCATGAAGAGAGTTCTTCATTCACTTCTCAAAGAAGTTACCATAGCTTCCTTCACCAACAAAGATCCTCCTCTATCATCAACTCAGACCTCTCCCATTTtcctggaggaggaggaggaggcttaCATGTGACTTCTTCCGCCTCTGCTTTTGCTTTCTATCGCTATATGTCAAGTGCGCATGGTGTTGGTTCCGAGAAAATGGGTGTGATCAACGACATCGCTGAAGTCATAACCGACTCAGCTACGTTGCAAGATGTGCCAGCTCAGGCTGTTACTGCAGTCAGTGAAGTTGCACTTGCGGCTAATGACTCTTTCTTACCTATTGCGGCTCTTCAGCATTGCATTGATATGGTTCATTGTTACACTGGTTTGGAGTG GTGGGCATCGATTGTATTAGCAACAGTTTTGATCCGTTCTTCAACAGTTCCTCTCTTGATCAAACAAATGAAAGATACTATGAAGTTATCA CTGATGAAGCCACGATTGGAAGCCATCCGGGAGGAAATGCAAAACAAG GGAATGGACCAGGTTACAATGGCAGAAGGtcaaaagaagatgaagaatttGTTTAAAGA ATATGGAGTGACTCCATTCACCCCAATGAAAGGGATGCTTATTCAGGGACCTCTCTTCATCTGCTTTTTCCTTGCT ATACGAAACATGGCAGAGAAGGTACCTTCGTTCCAAACCGGAGGTGCATTATGGTTTACCGATCTAACCACACCTGACAGCTTATACATCTTACCGGTTATAACTGCATTGACATTCTTGATAACCGTTGAG TTAAATGCACAAGAAGGCATGGAAGGAAACCCAATGGCAGGCACTATAAAAAACGTTTTCCGGGGTTTCGCTCTCCTCACAGTCCCAATGACAATGAGTTTCCCACAG GCCATATTTTGTTATTGGATCACTTCCAACCTGTTCTCTCTCACGTATGGACTTG TGATTAAGCGTCCTCAAGTGAAGAAGATGTTAAAGATACCTGAACTTCCTCCACCACCTCCTGGTCAACAACCTTCCTTTGACCTCTTCGCAGCTCTCAAGAAAATGAAAGCAATGACACAGGACCATACCGAGAACCAGACTCAACAACCATCTTCGCCAGTAAACCCGAGGATCTCTTCAGCGTCCATGAGTCCTGTTAGTAGGAGGCTCAAGGCTCTGGAGAGCCAAGTTAAGGGAAGGAAGAAGAACAGCAGCAAGAAGAGGTGA